In Haliscomenobacter hydrossis DSM 1100, the DNA window AACTATTTCAAATGTAGGAAAAATATCCAATTCCAGATTTTTCAACAACTCAACCACACCAAACTAATCTCCTCTGGAGCTTTAACCCGTTCAGCAATGCGCAAATAACGTTCAGGTAATTTTGACAAATAGACTTGAGCTTTTGCAGCAGCACCAGTTAAACCCGTGACGTTTTCGATTTTCCAAAACTCCACCAAATGTTCAATGATTTTGGCATAATCCCAGGTGGTATAAATGCCAATTTTTTGGGTGATGGCTGAAAAACGTGCAAACATGTTGCGGTCATTGCCTTTATCGATCAGCAAGGCGGGCATCGCAATTTGTTTGCGCATCATTTTTTCAAAAGCCAGCATGGCACCATTGGGGTCAATGTCAAAAATCTCCCGCATAAAAGTTTTATAGGCTCTTTCATGCCTTCCTTCGTCACCGGCAATGGTGGTGCAGATGCGCGAGAGCACGTTGTCTCCCGCTTTACTGGCTAATTTGCCGGTATTGTTGTGCGAAATTTTGGTTGCCCGCTCCTGAAAGGAGGTATAAATCATCGCCTGATAAGGATCGTTGTCCGTATTGGCATCAAATCCATTGCTGATCAAGGTCTGAATGGTCACTTCCACCTGACGCATATCGGCTCGCCCCGACAAATAGAGGTATTTGTTGAGCAAGTCTCCGTGACGGTTTTCTTCCGAGGTCCACTGACGAGACCAGGTTACCCAGGCATTCTCGCTGGTGACGCTATGCTCCCTATTGATGCCGTCCAGGAGGTTGAAATAGGTTTGATAA includes these proteins:
- a CDS encoding acyl-ACP desaturase; this translates as MATPQIPSLSNEVSKNLEVITQIEPFVRTAIETLLVDVNTCWQPTDFLPDMSKEDALDQVHQLRERAAGIPDEVIVSLIGNMITEEALPSYQTYFNLLDGINREHSVTSENAWVTWSRQWTSEENRHGDLLNKYLYLSGRADMRQVEVTIQTLISNGFDANTDNDPYQAMIYTSFQERATKISHNNTGKLASKAGDNVLSRICTTIAGDEGRHERAYKTFMREIFDIDPNGAMLAFEKMMRKQIAMPALLIDKGNDRNMFARFSAITQKIGIYTTWDYAKIIEHLVEFWKIENVTGLTGAAAKAQVYLSKLPERYLRIAERVKAPEEISLVWLSC